One genomic region from Chthoniobacterales bacterium encodes:
- a CDS encoding type I 3-dehydroquinate dehydratase: MVEHCDWIEVRADLLPELDPAELRERWKERRLLYTLQISREETRGCLSLAQRHRKLKKAAEAYDFVNLDAEYDLVPDVIRVIPPGRRIVSWRGKAAAPEYLETRLGAVTGTPARLFRFEVESGGVEAGLAALQFLHRVNRADVAAYAEGASGGWTRMLAPRLGAPIAFASVWGESDPAGLELTIRDLVQDYGFPDLYPVREIFAIIGQPVSGSLSPRVHNGAYQASGFGRLFLSFPADSFQEFWNRLVLSGAMEAIGFPIMGLTVVSPHKEAPLEVATHCAPLCRQCVSSNLLVRRGNEWTASTTDPEGIFHNMSIGHPRPGTKVAIIGCGGSGRIAAAALRQAGANVTLVNRGAERGQWAAQLLGLPFVPLESFSARGYGAIVNATPVGRNGEQLPLNLAELDQEATVVDMVYNHAGDTALTEQARALGHQVVDGWQILLAQARRQYYLMTGETMPMSLGRRLLGLPAADGKNGALLPHQDRSNDRLSIANFANLGNGGIHAA, translated from the coding sequence ATGGTGGAGCATTGCGACTGGATCGAGGTTCGCGCGGACCTGCTTCCCGAGCTTGATCCGGCAGAACTGCGCGAGCGGTGGAAGGAAAGGCGGCTGCTCTACACGTTGCAAATCTCCAGGGAAGAAACGCGCGGCTGTCTCTCCCTGGCCCAGCGACACCGGAAGTTGAAGAAGGCGGCGGAAGCCTATGATTTTGTAAACTTAGACGCGGAATATGACCTGGTTCCCGACGTTATAAGGGTGATCCCACCCGGGAGACGGATCGTCTCATGGCGTGGAAAGGCCGCCGCACCGGAATACTTGGAGACGCGGCTCGGCGCCGTTACGGGAACGCCTGCCCGCCTTTTCCGTTTTGAGGTGGAGTCTGGCGGAGTAGAGGCCGGCCTGGCGGCTTTACAATTTCTGCACCGCGTGAATCGGGCAGACGTGGCCGCCTATGCCGAGGGCGCCAGCGGCGGATGGACGCGAATGCTTGCGCCGAGACTGGGTGCGCCAATCGCATTTGCCAGCGTGTGGGGTGAAAGCGATCCGGCGGGATTGGAACTAACGATCCGAGATCTCGTGCAGGACTACGGTTTCCCGGATCTCTATCCGGTGCGGGAGATATTTGCCATCATCGGGCAGCCGGTCTCGGGCTCGCTTTCCCCTCGGGTGCACAACGGCGCTTATCAAGCGAGTGGTTTTGGGCGATTGTTTTTGAGTTTCCCGGCAGACAGCTTCCAGGAGTTTTGGAATCGGCTCGTGCTCAGCGGCGCGATGGAAGCGATCGGCTTTCCGATCATGGGACTCACGGTTGTCTCACCGCACAAGGAAGCCCCCCTTGAGGTGGCCACGCATTGCGCGCCGCTCTGCCGGCAATGCGTGTCGAGCAATCTCCTCGTGCGTCGGGGAAACGAATGGACCGCTTCGACAACAGATCCCGAGGGCATTTTCCATAATATGTCCATCGGCCATCCGCGACCCGGCACGAAAGTGGCGATTATCGGTTGCGGCGGCTCCGGACGCATTGCGGCGGCGGCCCTGAGACAGGCCGGCGCGAACGTGACGTTGGTAAACCGCGGCGCCGAGCGCGGGCAATGGGCGGCGCAACTCCTTGGCCTGCCCTTCGTGCCGCTGGAGTCATTCTCGGCGCGGGGATACGGCGCGATCGTCAATGCGACGCCGGTGGGCCGGAATGGCGAACAGCTTCCGTTAAATCTGGCAGAGCTCGACCAGGAAGCGACGGTAGTAGACATGGTTTACAACCACGCGGGCGACACGGCTTTGACTGAGCAAGCCCGGGCCTTGGGACACCAGGTTGTCGATGGATGGCAGATCCTGCTCGCGCAGGCTCGACGGCAATACTATTTGATGACTGGCGAAACCATGCCGATGAGTCTCGGCCGCCGCCTCCTGGGACTTCCGGCTGCCGACGGAAAAAACGGCGCGCTCTTGCCCCATCAAGACCGATCCAATGACCGGCTCTCAATTGCCAATTTTGCTAATTTAGGAAACGGAGGCATCCATGCTGCCTGA
- a CDS encoding NAD-dependent epimerase/dehydratase family protein yields MKALVTGGAGFIGSHLAEALCRRGDSVIILDDLSSGRLDNLVWCAPGYALEFVQGDAGDDVLLKQLIKGCDCVFHLAAMPSVQQSIIAPLESHRRNLDTTLRLFIAARDAAVRRVVFASSSSVYGEAHAEAKHEARSPGLLSPYALQKYAAEQYAQLFHRLYALPVVTLRYFNVFGPRQDDDSEYAGVVARFCKAVLNSRPITIYGDGKQSRDFTYIDNVVSANLLAAVVPEGRIAGRIFDCATGTSVSVLELADALANLTGAPLAHVPEPSRVGDIRDSRADISAIERELGYRVSVRWKEGLRRTLDFYRLKGETVRADSRSSNGASLQEGF; encoded by the coding sequence TTGAAGGCACTCGTTACAGGCGGAGCGGGATTCATCGGGTCGCATTTGGCCGAAGCATTATGCCGGCGCGGCGACAGCGTCATCATCCTCGACGACTTGAGCTCTGGCAGGCTCGACAATCTTGTCTGGTGCGCTCCGGGCTACGCGCTGGAGTTTGTCCAAGGGGATGCCGGTGACGACGTTCTGCTCAAGCAACTAATCAAGGGCTGCGACTGCGTGTTTCACCTTGCCGCCATGCCATCCGTGCAGCAGTCGATCATTGCTCCGCTCGAAAGTCACCGGAGGAATCTCGACACGACTTTGCGCCTCTTCATCGCCGCCCGCGATGCCGCGGTGCGGCGCGTCGTTTTTGCTTCCTCATCGTCTGTCTATGGCGAAGCGCATGCAGAGGCAAAACATGAAGCGCGCTCGCCAGGCTTGCTCTCCCCCTACGCCCTCCAAAAATATGCGGCCGAACAATATGCCCAGCTGTTTCACCGCTTATATGCGTTGCCGGTAGTCACCTTGCGCTACTTTAACGTTTTCGGACCGCGGCAGGACGACGATTCGGAATATGCCGGTGTCGTCGCGCGGTTTTGCAAAGCGGTCCTCAACTCCCGCCCAATTACGATTTATGGTGACGGGAAGCAGTCACGTGACTTTACCTACATTGACAACGTGGTATCGGCGAACCTTCTCGCCGCGGTGGTTCCCGAAGGGAGAATTGCTGGCCGCATTTTTGACTGCGCTACCGGCACTTCCGTTTCGGTGCTCGAATTGGCGGACGCTTTGGCCAATTTGACCGGCGCGCCGTTGGCTCACGTGCCGGAGCCAAGCCGCGTCGGTGATATCCGTGATTCCCGCGCCGATATCAGCGCAATCGAAAGAGAGCTCGGCTATAGAGTGTCAGTCCGTTGGAAGGAAGGGCTTCGGCGAACACTGGATTTCTATCGATTAAAAGGGGAGACGGTGAGGGCCGACTCGCGATCCTCGAACGGAGCTAGCCTCCAGGAAGGATTCTAG
- a CDS encoding ATP-binding protein, translating to MDSIAAVSHEKKARVRAIRWIDWTLQHYPFAIASVALALGVGLLAGHYGVRHVQFTVFLFAIAVTAWYGGRGNAMLAVLMAGLAYAYFFAEPIGFAVSRENLPHYVLFILFGILIGWFGAVRRQAEEILRQRASLLDLTHDTVFVRDMQDVITYWNRGAEELYGWSRQEAVGQVTHQLTRTIFPAPLAEINAQLLRTGRWEGELIHTTRDGTQVVVASRWSLQYDERGNPSAILETNNDVTETKKAEEALLRSRDELEVKVKERTADLQSVNKELEAFAYSVSHDLRAPVRHIAGFTELLQKHAGPALDDKSRRHITMILESANRMGSLVDDLLAFSRIGRAETQNTTIHLDELVKGVVDEISPDTENRNIAWSIGTLPVCYGDPSMLRLVFGNLISNAVKFTRPRPASQIEIGSINHQPNEVIVFIKDNGVGFDMKYRDKLFGVFQRLHSQEAFEGTGIGLATVERVVHRHGGRVWAESSVDHGATFFVALPKPERSPHD from the coding sequence ATGGATTCGATCGCCGCTGTTTCGCACGAAAAGAAGGCTCGTGTCCGGGCGATTCGCTGGATCGACTGGACCCTGCAACATTATCCGTTTGCGATTGCATCCGTGGCGCTCGCGCTCGGGGTCGGCCTTCTGGCAGGGCATTACGGCGTTCGCCACGTCCAGTTCACGGTATTCCTTTTTGCGATCGCGGTAACGGCATGGTACGGCGGACGAGGAAACGCCATGCTGGCAGTCCTGATGGCCGGCCTGGCTTACGCCTACTTCTTTGCTGAGCCGATCGGCTTTGCCGTCAGCCGCGAAAATCTTCCGCACTATGTGCTTTTCATTCTCTTCGGAATCCTGATTGGTTGGTTTGGCGCCGTCCGGCGCCAGGCGGAAGAAATTCTGCGCCAGCGCGCCAGCCTGCTCGATCTGACGCACGACACCGTGTTCGTGCGCGACATGCAGGACGTGATCACTTATTGGAATCGAGGCGCCGAAGAGTTGTACGGCTGGAGCAGACAGGAGGCGGTCGGTCAGGTCACTCACCAGCTCACGCGCACGATATTTCCAGCGCCCCTTGCCGAAATCAATGCGCAGTTGCTCCGGACCGGCCGCTGGGAGGGGGAGCTCATCCACACGACGCGGGACGGCACTCAGGTGGTAGTGGCTAGCCGTTGGTCGTTGCAGTATGACGAACGAGGTAATCCGAGCGCGATTCTGGAAACGAACAACGACGTCACTGAGACGAAGAAAGCGGAGGAAGCGCTGCTCCGGTCTCGCGACGAGTTGGAAGTAAAGGTGAAGGAGCGGACCGCGGACTTGCAATCCGTGAACAAGGAACTGGAGGCCTTTGCCTATTCTGTCTCGCACGACTTGCGCGCGCCGGTTCGGCACATCGCTGGATTTACCGAATTGCTCCAAAAACATGCAGGGCCAGCGCTCGACGACAAAAGCCGGCGGCACATCACGATGATTCTGGAATCGGCCAACCGTATGGGCAGCCTGGTAGACGACCTTCTGGCTTTCTCGCGGATCGGCCGAGCTGAAACTCAAAACACTACCATTCATCTCGACGAGCTCGTAAAGGGCGTGGTCGACGAAATCTCGCCGGACACGGAGAACCGAAATATTGCCTGGAGCATTGGGACTTTACCGGTCTGTTACGGCGATCCTTCCATGCTCCGGCTTGTCTTCGGGAATTTGATCTCGAACGCCGTGAAGTTCACCCGCCCCCGGCCTGCTTCTCAGATCGAGATCGGCTCGATCAATCATCAACCGAACGAGGTGATTGTTTTCATCAAAGACAACGGCGTCGGCTTCGACATGAAATATCGGGACAAGCTCTTTGGTGTTTTCCAGCGTCTTCATTCGCAGGAGGCATTCGAAGGCACTGGTATCGGGCTCGCCACTGTCGAACGCGTGGTCCATCGGCACGGCGGCCGGGTCTGGGCGGAAAGCTCGGTCGATCACGGCGCCACCTTTTTTGTCGCACTCCCTAAACCAGAAAGGTCACCCCATGACTAG
- a CDS encoding GAF domain-containing protein — protein MHSPLRVLHLEDNSTDAELVRATLEAEEIQSELTRVEAEPEFVAALKPGDFDIILADYTLPSFDGLSALKLAQERLPDVPFIFVSGTLGEDVAIEALKTGATDYILKTRLTRLGPAVKRALGEAREKAERQRAEGLLAGEKRLLEMVARGDSLPRTLDELCRLVETQCPGVLASVLLMDQNGKQLRHGAAPSLPKTYADAIDGAFIGPRVGSCGTAAATRQQVIVSDIATDPLWADFRDLALAHSLRACWSTPIFSSEEKVLGTFAFYYREPRSPAPREQEIIEQITHIAGVAIQRKSAEEALRRSEGFLADGQRISHTGSWSWKVSTGEVTWSDEHFRIFGFDPEKTESSFQLFLETVHPDDRSFIQEELDRATREKSGFNVEFRIALADGSIKHVQGVGRPNLGKSGEVEFYIGTTADITERKRGEALFAGEKRLLEMIATGAALSEILKTLCLIIEEYRSGTLASILLLQSDGLHLDSVAGPSLPKAWTRQMEKLPIGPCAGSCGTAAYRGTPVIVSDIATDPLWELPEHRESALRHGFRASWSNPILSSKGKVLGTFCIYHRETRSPSSHDLELMEKATDLARVAIERDRAEEALRNSEEKYRDLINASPDAIFVTDLEGKLALLNPAGVELIGRPEEELIGSLMIDTYVPEELHLAERRTALLETGGSLRYERKFVRGNGEVIPVDVSVSSLHGKYFQAVIRDISERKRAEEALRASEQVARGQVEALTYSLDVLATAPAPDKFLGQMLSTIGRLLDAQSVVLWLISDATDSLDFRALAQGAKLASADPEHPFVKDPSAWKTDKLMQEAIFTAAPVICEDVEHDPRVSPELRKFFSSRGTKKHLTIPTLVAGRVRGFIGVRHDARPRYRPEEIELAQALAHQAMLAIQLTDLAEQGRRAAILGERNRMARDIHDTLAQGFTGVIVQLEAVADAISSSDHKEAENYLRRASELARQSLNEARRSVHALRPEALRDANFWDALKGIIKNTTAGNAICTRTKLRGKLPDLPSDWQQNLMHIGQEALTNTLKYAHADNFETHLACSDKELRLQFKDDGAGFRLKEGHDGFGLAGMRERVEQMGGELKITSARGKGTMVSVILPLNGESKS, from the coding sequence ATGCACTCCCCGCTTCGAGTTCTGCACCTGGAAGATAATAGCACCGACGCGGAATTGGTGCGGGCTACGCTCGAAGCGGAAGAGATCCAAAGCGAACTGACGAGGGTTGAAGCGGAGCCGGAGTTCGTTGCCGCGCTGAAGCCGGGGGACTTCGACATCATTCTGGCTGATTACACACTGCCGTCCTTTGATGGCTTGTCGGCGCTTAAGCTCGCGCAAGAACGCCTGCCCGATGTCCCCTTCATCTTTGTCTCAGGAACACTAGGCGAAGATGTCGCAATTGAAGCGCTCAAGACAGGCGCGACCGATTATATCTTAAAGACGCGCCTGACGAGACTGGGCCCAGCAGTCAAGCGTGCCTTAGGCGAAGCTCGGGAAAAAGCAGAACGTCAACGCGCCGAAGGGTTGCTGGCGGGAGAGAAACGGCTTTTGGAAATGGTAGCCAGAGGAGATTCGCTTCCTCGCACCTTGGATGAGTTATGCCGGCTCGTAGAAACGCAATGTCCGGGCGTGCTGGCATCGGTTCTGTTGATGGATCAAAATGGCAAACAACTGCGGCACGGCGCCGCGCCGAGTTTGCCGAAAACGTATGCCGACGCAATCGACGGAGCTTTCATCGGACCCCGCGTCGGCTCGTGCGGTACGGCGGCGGCGACCCGCCAACAAGTCATTGTCTCTGACATAGCGACCGATCCGCTTTGGGCGGATTTCCGCGACCTGGCCCTGGCACATTCGCTGAGAGCCTGCTGGTCCACGCCGATATTTTCCTCGGAAGAAAAAGTCCTGGGAACTTTCGCCTTCTACTATCGCGAGCCGCGCAGCCCCGCTCCGCGAGAGCAGGAGATTATCGAACAGATCACCCATATCGCCGGCGTCGCCATCCAACGTAAAAGCGCGGAGGAAGCGCTGCGGCGGAGCGAAGGATTTCTCGCCGACGGTCAGCGGATAAGCCACACCGGAAGCTGGAGCTGGAAGGTTTCCACCGGGGAAGTTACCTGGTCGGACGAGCACTTTCGCATCTTTGGCTTTGACCCTGAGAAGACCGAATCCTCTTTCCAGCTATTTCTGGAAACGGTTCATCCGGACGATCGCTCATTTATCCAGGAAGAGCTCGACAGAGCGACTCGCGAAAAGAGCGGTTTCAACGTGGAATTTCGGATCGCGCTTGCGGATGGCTCGATCAAGCATGTCCAGGGTGTAGGCCGACCTAATCTCGGGAAATCTGGCGAAGTCGAATTTTATATTGGCACGACCGCGGACATCACCGAGCGCAAGCGAGGCGAAGCGCTCTTCGCAGGAGAAAAGCGTCTCCTTGAAATGATCGCCACCGGCGCTGCCCTGAGCGAGATTCTGAAAACGCTCTGTCTGATTATCGAAGAGTACCGAAGCGGCACCCTAGCTTCGATCTTATTGCTTCAGTCCGATGGTCTCCATCTGGATTCCGTGGCGGGACCGAGCCTTCCCAAGGCGTGGACGCGGCAGATGGAAAAGTTGCCGATCGGACCATGCGCCGGTTCTTGCGGCACAGCCGCGTATCGCGGAACGCCTGTCATCGTTTCCGACATTGCGACCGATCCGCTTTGGGAATTGCCGGAGCATCGTGAGTCAGCCCTAAGACATGGGTTCCGAGCTTCCTGGTCGAATCCAATTCTTTCTTCCAAGGGAAAGGTCCTGGGAACGTTTTGCATTTATCATCGTGAAACGCGAAGTCCGAGCTCGCACGACCTCGAGCTGATGGAAAAGGCAACGGACCTGGCCCGAGTGGCGATCGAGCGCGATCGAGCGGAGGAGGCGCTGCGGAACAGCGAGGAGAAGTATCGGGATCTTATTAACGCTTCCCCCGATGCTATCTTCGTCACCGACCTGGAAGGCAAACTTGCGTTGTTGAATCCAGCCGGCGTCGAGCTGATCGGCCGTCCGGAAGAGGAATTGATCGGCAGTTTGATGATCGACACCTATGTCCCGGAAGAGCTCCATCTCGCGGAGCGACGAACCGCGTTACTGGAAACGGGAGGGTCGCTGCGTTACGAGCGAAAATTCGTGCGCGGCAATGGCGAGGTGATTCCGGTCGACGTCTCGGTTTCATCGCTGCACGGGAAATATTTCCAGGCGGTGATTAGAGATATCAGCGAGCGCAAGCGGGCAGAAGAAGCGTTGCGCGCTTCCGAACAAGTCGCCCGCGGACAAGTCGAGGCCCTGACCTACAGCCTCGACGTGCTCGCGACCGCACCAGCGCCGGACAAGTTCCTTGGACAAATGCTGAGCACAATCGGCCGTCTGCTGGATGCGCAAAGTGTGGTTCTTTGGTTGATAAGCGACGCGACTGATTCGCTCGATTTTCGTGCGCTGGCGCAGGGCGCAAAACTCGCCAGTGCCGATCCGGAGCATCCGTTCGTTAAAGACCCTTCAGCCTGGAAAACCGATAAGCTGATGCAGGAAGCGATTTTCACGGCGGCGCCGGTCATTTGCGAAGACGTCGAGCATGATCCGCGGGTTTCTCCCGAACTCCGGAAATTTTTCTCGTCCCGAGGAACGAAAAAGCATCTGACTATTCCGACGCTCGTGGCGGGGCGCGTTAGAGGGTTTATTGGGGTCCGTCACGATGCTCGGCCGCGCTATCGGCCGGAAGAGATCGAACTGGCCCAAGCCCTCGCTCACCAGGCCATGCTGGCCATTCAACTTACCGACTTGGCCGAGCAAGGCCGGCGGGCGGCCATCCTCGGAGAACGAAATAGAATGGCGCGCGACATCCACGACACCCTCGCGCAGGGGTTCACCGGAGTGATCGTGCAATTGGAAGCGGTGGCCGATGCTATCTCGAGCAGCGATCATAAAGAGGCGGAGAACTATCTTCGTCGTGCCAGCGAATTGGCGCGGCAAAGTCTCAATGAAGCGCGCCGTTCGGTTCACGCCCTGCGCCCGGAAGCGCTGCGAGACGCCAACTTCTGGGACGCGCTCAAGGGCATTATCAAGAACACAACCGCCGGCAACGCAATTTGTACCAGGACGAAATTGCGTGGAAAATTGCCGGATCTTCCCAGCGACTGGCAGCAAAACCTGATGCATATCGGCCAGGAAGCTCTCACCAACACGCTGAAGTACGCGCACGCCGACAATTTTGAAACTCATTTGGCCTGCAGTGACAAGGAGCTGCGTCTGCAATTCAAGGACGATGGCGCTGGATTCAGGTTGAAAGAAGGACATGACGGTTTTGGCCTGGCCGGAATGCGCGAGCGCGTCGAGCAAATGGGTGGAGAATTGAAAATCACGAGTGCCCGCGGCAAGGGCACCATGGTCAGCGTAATTTTGCCGTTGAACGGAGAATCGAAGTCATGA
- a CDS encoding response regulator translates to MSDIKRILLVEDDPKDVELTLTGLAEYNLANEVVVAHDGEEALDYLHRRGAYENRSNGNPAVVLLDLKLPKINGFEVLEKIRADESLRLLPVVVLTSSHEERDLVASYKLGVNAYVVKPVDFHQFVNAVKELGVFWAVINEPPPGSIKKS, encoded by the coding sequence ATGAGCGACATAAAGCGGATATTGTTAGTGGAGGACGACCCAAAGGATGTCGAGCTCACTTTGACCGGGCTGGCGGAATACAATCTGGCTAACGAGGTCGTCGTAGCGCACGACGGAGAAGAGGCGCTCGATTATTTACATCGGCGGGGCGCTTACGAGAACCGAAGTAACGGGAATCCCGCCGTAGTGCTGCTCGACTTGAAGTTGCCCAAGATCAACGGCTTCGAGGTCCTCGAGAAGATCCGGGCCGATGAAAGCCTCAGGCTGCTCCCGGTGGTCGTGCTCACTTCTTCGCACGAAGAGCGCGACCTGGTAGCCAGCTACAAGTTAGGTGTGAACGCCTATGTGGTGAAGCCAGTGGACTTCCATCAGTTCGTTAATGCGGTCAAAGAGCTCGGCGTGTTTTGGGCGGTGATCAACGAACCTCCTCCCGGCAGCATCAAGAAAAGCTAG
- a CDS encoding NAD(P)H-dependent oxidoreductase: protein MDVIKLPLLLGTVRSGRRSEDVARYLLTKLEADPRFHPELLDLATYPFGLLQQRPSDMTEPPAALEAFSQRLREADALLIVSPEYKGGIPGALKNAIDFLEPEILRRKPVGICTVSAGGFGGLQCLLQLRLTVFALGGVPIPESISVSRVQERFVERGGLCNGSKALETERFLEELYFYGLALKQARQGAALNAERR, encoded by the coding sequence ATGGATGTCATCAAACTTCCCCTCCTCCTCGGAACCGTGCGCAGTGGCCGCCGAAGTGAAGACGTGGCCAGATATCTCCTGACTAAACTGGAGGCCGACCCACGATTTCACCCGGAATTGCTTGACCTTGCGACCTACCCCTTCGGCCTCCTGCAGCAACGCCCCTCGGACATGACCGAGCCGCCGGCAGCGCTGGAGGCGTTTTCCCAGCGGTTACGGGAAGCCGACGCTCTCCTGATCGTCTCGCCTGAATATAAAGGGGGTATTCCGGGAGCATTGAAGAATGCCATCGATTTTCTAGAACCGGAGATCTTGCGGCGCAAGCCAGTGGGAATCTGCACTGTCTCAGCTGGGGGGTTTGGCGGTTTGCAATGCTTACTGCAGCTTCGCCTGACAGTTTTTGCGCTGGGTGGTGTGCCGATCCCAGAAAGCATTTCGGTTTCACGCGTCCAGGAGCGCTTCGTTGAGCGCGGCGGCCTGTGCAATGGCTCGAAGGCGTTAGAGACCGAGCGTTTCCTGGAGGAACTTTACTTTTATGGCCTGGCGCTCAAGCAGGCCCGCCAGGGCGCTGCCCTCAACGCGGAGAGACGATGA
- a CDS encoding response regulator transcription factor, producing the protein MKSKTKATAKSNKSARKPKVAAKKTAKTAAPEKSRIGVLIADDHSVVREGLASLIGRRADMTVIAEAANGREAVDIWKEHRPDVTLLDLRMPEVDGVGAIREIRAEDEKARIIVLTTFDGDEDIFRAIQAGAKGYLLKDVPREALMDCIRRVNAGETCVPVHLAAKLAQRVSGEALSAREIDVLKLMAQGKSNKEIGSALFISEGTVKSHVKGIFAKMNVISRTEAVANATRRGLIQL; encoded by the coding sequence ATGAAATCCAAAACCAAAGCGACGGCAAAGTCTAACAAGTCCGCCCGAAAACCAAAGGTTGCGGCAAAGAAAACGGCGAAGACGGCAGCGCCGGAAAAATCGCGGATCGGCGTGCTCATCGCGGACGACCACAGCGTCGTGCGCGAAGGCCTTGCTTCACTGATCGGGCGGCGAGCCGATATGACGGTCATCGCGGAAGCAGCCAATGGACGCGAGGCTGTCGATATCTGGAAAGAACACCGGCCCGATGTAACGCTGCTCGATCTGCGGATGCCGGAGGTTGATGGAGTCGGCGCCATTCGAGAGATCCGGGCGGAAGATGAGAAGGCGCGAATCATCGTCCTTACCACGTTCGACGGCGATGAAGACATCTTTCGCGCTATTCAGGCTGGCGCGAAAGGTTATCTGCTGAAGGACGTGCCTCGCGAAGCGCTGATGGATTGCATCCGCCGCGTCAACGCCGGCGAGACTTGTGTCCCCGTCCATCTTGCGGCAAAGCTGGCCCAGCGCGTGAGCGGTGAAGCTTTGAGCGCGCGCGAGATCGACGTCCTCAAACTCATGGCGCAGGGAAAGAGCAACAAGGAGATTGGTTCAGCGCTCTTTATCAGCGAAGGCACCGTGAAGTCGCACGTCAAAGGAATCTTCGCCAAGATGAATGTGATCAGCCGCACCGAAGCTGTTGCTAACGCGACGCGACGCGGCTTGATTCAGTTGTAG
- a CDS encoding MEDS domain-containing protein, whose translation MTSSTQLLASLEQLGPHDHFCSIYESPEEHYAVAIPFMQMGLERGEKCIYIAGDGTTDHVRQRMESEGIDVERATESNALVVAGKEQAYLKHGSFDPDWMFNFWKEATDSAMSEGFSALRVTGETEWVVRGGQGLERWMEYESKLTHALLENNCSALCQYNRRHFPPDVILDVIRTHPVVVYRGTVCRNFFYVPADEFLGTNETEREVERLLTSIREREEVEHALREQLIERERAEEALRRSRDELEMKVKERTTELRNTNDDLQSVNRELEAFAYSVSHDLRAPLRHIAGFTELLQKHSDSVLDDKGRGHIGMIRTAANRMDNLVDDLLGFSRIGRAETQTTTIDLAQLVNEVVSEIAPDTKDRNLVWRIGSLPIGSGDRSMLRLVFVNLISNAVKFTRTRDQAEIEIGSLDHGPDKLVVFVKDNGVGFNMKYQEKLFGVFQRLHSQEAFEGTGIGLATVQRIIHRHGGRVWAEGSINGGATFYVALPKSGKTKT comes from the coding sequence ATGACTAGCAGCACCCAACTCCTGGCGTCACTCGAACAACTCGGCCCCCACGATCACTTCTGCTCCATCTACGAAAGCCCGGAGGAACATTACGCCGTCGCGATTCCCTTCATGCAGATGGGTCTCGAGCGTGGCGAAAAATGCATTTACATCGCCGGTGACGGCACGACGGACCACGTCCGCCAACGGATGGAGTCGGAAGGCATCGACGTCGAGCGGGCGACCGAATCCAACGCCCTGGTCGTGGCAGGGAAAGAGCAAGCATATCTGAAGCATGGATCTTTTGATCCCGACTGGATGTTTAACTTTTGGAAGGAAGCCACCGATTCGGCGATGAGCGAGGGGTTCTCGGCGCTGCGCGTCACCGGCGAGACAGAGTGGGTGGTAAGAGGCGGCCAAGGGCTCGAGCGCTGGATGGAATACGAAAGCAAGTTAACCCATGCGCTCTTGGAAAATAACTGTTCTGCGCTCTGCCAGTACAATCGACGCCATTTTCCACCGGATGTCATTCTCGACGTCATCCGCACCCATCCCGTGGTCGTTTACCGTGGCACGGTCTGCCGAAATTTTTTCTACGTTCCGGCTGACGAATTTCTGGGGACAAACGAAACCGAGCGTGAGGTGGAGAGGCTATTAACCAGTATCCGGGAACGCGAGGAGGTAGAGCACGCGCTCCGAGAACAACTCATTGAGCGCGAAAGAGCCGAAGAAGCTCTTCGCCGATCTCGAGATGAATTGGAGATGAAAGTAAAGGAACGAACTACGGAGTTGAGGAACACAAACGACGACCTGCAGTCGGTTAACAGGGAGCTGGAGGCATTCGCCTATTCCGTCTCTCACGATCTGCGCGCGCCTCTTCGGCATATCGCGGGGTTCACCGAGCTTTTGCAAAAACATTCCGACTCAGTCCTCGACGACAAAGGCCGGGGCCACATCGGAATGATTCGGACCGCCGCCAACCGGATGGATAATCTGGTGGACGATCTTCTGGGTTTTTCCCGGATCGGCCGGGCCGAAACGCAAACAACAACCATCGATCTCGCGCAACTCGTGAACGAAGTCGTGAGCGAGATCGCGCCGGACACCAAGGACCGTAACCTTGTCTGGCGTATCGGCAGTCTGCCGATTGGCTCCGGCGATCGTTCGATGTTGCGGCTGGTCTTCGTGAACCTCATTTCGAACGCGGTGAAATTCACTCGAACTCGCGATCAAGCCGAGATAGAAATTGGTTCGTTAGACCACGGGCCCGACAAGCTGGTGGTGTTCGTCAAAGATAACGGCGTCGGTTTCAATATGAAGTACCAGGAGAAGCTGTTCGGCGTCTTTCAACGGCTCCATTCCCAGGAAGCGTTCGAAGGCACCGGTATCGGGCTTGCCACTGTGCAGCGAATCATCCATCGGCACGGTGGGCGAGTCTGGGCTGAAGGTTCAATCAATGGCGGCGCCACCTTTTATGTCGCGCTGCCTAAAAGCGGAAAGACAAAAACATGA